One segment of Castanea sativa cultivar Marrone di Chiusa Pesio chromosome 3, ASM4071231v1 DNA contains the following:
- the LOC142629054 gene encoding uncharacterized protein LOC142629054, whose amino-acid sequence MRQLMRHIEKYKRLEDDWQQNKGKASVISQPKQAGFQSRLWRDLRIQEPNIQAGEVNVTFKEPVHRIVEWIKGEPYFRWPNKMGGDPMRRNQNLYCNYHRDKGHTTKQCRVLKDHMEQLVRVGHLKEFIVEPRNQESGQGARPQGNPLPPPLGVIEFIHVALRGTLVTRKKGVLTVVPVESGRDEQPTEKKMKYTREPIAFDDDDLEGTTQLHDDALVVIAQINGFVVKRVMVDQGSGAEVMYPDLFRGLGLKNEDLSKYDTPLVGFDGRMVVLKGHISLPVNMEGKEVMVTFIVVNLFSSYTTILGRLWIHAMGAVPSTLHVKIKFYTDNGITTVRGSQQVARQYLVAAVN is encoded by the coding sequence ATGAGACAACTCATGAGGCATATTGAAAAGTATAAGAGACTAGAGGATGATTGGCAGCAGAACAAAGGCAAAGCCTCGGTTATAAGTCAGCCCAAGCAAGCAGGTTTCCAATCGAGACTCTGGAGGGACTTGAGAATCCAGGAGCCGAACATTCAAGCCGGGGAAGTAAACGTGACGTTCAAAGAGCCAGTGCATAGGATTGTAGAATGGATTAAAGGTGAGCCATATTTTCgatggccaaataagatgggaggTGATCCCAtgagaagaaatcaaaatttatattgtaattatcaTAGGGATAAAGGACACACTACTAAGCAGTGTAGGGTGTTGAAAGATCATATGGAGCAGTTAGTAAGGGTGGGGCACTTAAAAGAATTCATTGTGGAGCCAAGGAATCAGGAATCCGGACAAGGTGCCCGACCCCAGGGGAATCCACTTCCACCTCCTTTGGGAGTGATAGAGTTCATCCACGTTGCTTTAAGGGGTACCTTAGTGACCCGGAAGAAAGGGGTATTGACAGTGGTTCCGGTGGAAAGTGGACGGGATGAGCAGCCTACTGAAAAGAAGATGAAGTATACTCGGGAGCCCATTGCTTTCGATGATGACGACCTAGAAGGAACGACTCAGCTACATGATGACGCTTTGGTGGTCATAGCCCAAATAAATGGTTTTGTAGTGAAGAGAGTGATGGTAGACCAGGGAAGTGGGGCTGAGGTAATGTATCCTGATTTGTTCAGGGGGCTAGGTTTAAAAAATGAGGATTTGTCAAAGTATGATACCCCATTGGTCGGGTTCGATGGTCGGATGGTGGTCCTAAAGGGACATATTTCGCTTCCTGTGAATATGGAGGGCAAGGAAGTGATGGTGACCTTTATAGTGGTTAACTTATTCTCCTCATATACGACCATTCTTGGAAGGCTGTGGATTCATGCAATGGGAGCGGTTCCATCTACGCTACATGTAAAGATCAAGTTCTATACTGATAATGGCATTACTACAGTAAGGGGAAGCCAACAAGTGGCCAGACAATACTTGGTGGCTGCTGTTAACTGA